The sequence ATAACATTGTAGTTCCGCCCAGGACACAATACCCAACCTTACTTTACCtcttcatgtaatatttattgtttactactTCTCTACATCATACAAGTACTAGTACAGCCAGCTTGTACCAATGCAGTTACGGGTTTAGGTTGCGTTGTACTTGTTGCGGTAAATCGTTCATAATAACATTGTAGTTCCGCCCAGGACACAATACCCAACCTTACTTTACCTCttcatgttaatatttattgtttactactTCTCTACATCATACAAGTACTAGTACAGCCAGCTTGTACCAATGCAGTTACGGGTTTAGGTTGCGTTGTACTTGTTGCGGTAAATCGTTCATAATAACATTGTAGTTCCGCCCAGGACACAATACCCAACCTTACTTTACCTCttcatgttaatatttattgtttactactTCTCTACATCATACAAGTACTAGTACAGCCAGCTTGTACCAATGCAGTTACGGGTTTAGGTTGCGTTGTACTTGTTGCGGTAAATCGTTCATAATAACATTGTAGTTCCGCCCAGGACACAATACCCAACCTTACTTTACctcttcatatatttatatatatatttataagggcataaaacacggaggttatcaatgcccgtatggttaacggacacctacactttaaaatatgtgtcacgttatcagtacaaagaatagacagcggatcgctgtcaaagaaaattatcacattaagacaataagaaaaacaacagcagtgaacagaggactaatactaaataacaaaaatagccgagaggctgtaaaggggtccaataattaaaatatgtcagataaataataacaatataaatataacaatataacaacaatctaatgctaaaaccaggtaagttagtgaaggtaaggttgtaaagggacccaccctcactaataacaaataacaataacaaataaatagaaggacaaagTATATAACTTAACAGTACTCGCTCAGATCAAATCTTTGAGATAAGACTCGTTCTTCTTAAGaattcaaaaagttttacaatgacTGACTCATCATCCCCCAACAGATCGAATAGACTTGCTGGGAGCTGACAAGATCGTCTCTGCATTGTATAATCACGGCATTCGACCAAAATATGCTCGACACTCAGAGCCACTCCACAAAAACGCACACTCCGGGGGATCCCCGCGGCTCATGAGGTACCCGTGAGTCAGCAGCGTGTGACCGATTCGCAACCGACACAACACTACTTCCTCTCTGCGGTTCTCGCGGATGGCTGTCCCCCAGGGAGCTACTGTGTGTTTTATGGCTCTCAGTTTGTTGCACACCGTCCGAGACCAAGAGTCACCCCAAACTCGTCTTAACTTCTCCTTCACCATTGGCTTTAGGTCTGACCCTGCCACCATAGCAGTAAAAGGAGGAAGCTCATGAGCACTCCCAGCAGCCCTGTCGGCAAGCTCATTTCCGGGAACTCCCGCGTGACCGGGCACCCACGCCAGAACAACCTGTATATTTTGGACTTGAAGTCTGTGAATGGCACATCGGATGTCGCGCACAAGGACATGTTTTGGATACATGTCCTTGATTGCTTGCAGACTACTAAGCGAGTCGGAGCAGATGACCAGCCTTCTGGTCCTGGGGCAGACGATgttcaatgctttaaaaatagCGGTCAGTTCTGCCGTGTAGACTGACGCTACAGAGGGCAGACAGAATCTATACTCACGACTCGCCGTTATGAACGCACATCCGGTGCCATCCTCAGACTTAGATCCATCAGTGTAAATTATGTCGCAAGGTGCCCGAGCACTCAAGAGTTCCCGGAAAGCCTGCGTGAACACTAAATTAGAAGTGCTTCCTTTCTTGTACTTGTGAAGTGACAGGACAACTTCGGGACTTAATACTAACCAGGGAGGAATATCACTCTGGTAGCATTGACTTACTTGGTACTCCTCGATACCAAGGTCCGAGAGGAGCACTTTAGCCCTTACTCCAAGGGGAGCTGAGATGTTAGGGCGATTGGCATAGACTTCGAGCAAGTCACTTTCAAATACGTGTTCATATGCCGGATTTTCGGGCTTGGCTTTAaggaagtaaaaataatttatgacaagTTGCTTGCGTCTCATATCCAGCATTGGTTCACTAGCCTCCGCTAATAAGCTAGGTGTAGGGCTTGAACGAAAAGCTCCAGTAGCCAACCTGATCGCAGAGTGGTGAATCGAGTCAAGCATTCCTAACGCGCTTGGCcgggcagaagaataaacctgagAACGACATAGTCAAGGCACGAACGGACAAAAGCTTTGTAGAAACGCAGCATACATGTCCTGTCCGCGCCCCACTTGGTCCCAGTAAGAACTCGAAGCATATTTAGCCTTTGTAAACATTTTGCCTTGAGAGATTTTAAGTGAGGATCCATGTAAGTCGGGAATCAAATGTAAGACCCAAGAATCTCACATTCCGACTTGATGTTATTCGGGATCGTTCAAGGTAAGTGTCGGTTCTAAATAGTTTCTTAGTCTGGAGAACGTTATACATTGGGTTTTGGAAGTAGAGAACGAAAATCCCGTCCGCCTACTCCATTCCTCCAGTCGCCTTATGGTTAGCTGCAGGAACGCTCCGCCGTAGCAAGTCTTCTTGCAGGGACGTAAACGGCAAAGTCGTccacaaacaaagaacagcgcacaggacgGCGGACACAAGCCGTTATGCCGTTTATGGCGACGGCGAATAACGTGCAGCTCAAAACGCTTCCCTGTGGTACCCCCGTTCTCCAGATTGCTTGTGCTTGATAGGTTTGTCCCCTAGTCTAACCTGAAATGTACGGTCAGACATGAACCCCTGAATGAAAGCCAGCATATTACCACTCACTCCCCATGCCTGGAAAGTGTTAATGATGCCTCTCCGCCACGCTGTGtcatatgccttttccagatcaAAAAAGACAGCGACTACTTGCTTTCGCTCAAGGAATGCGTCACGTATGGTTGTCTCAAGGGAAACCATGAGGTCCAACGTCGATCGTCCTTGGCGAAAGCCGCATTGTTCTCTCGAAGGAGATTGTTCTTTTCGAGGAACCAGATTAGTCTACGGTTTACCATCCGCTCCAACACCTTAGAAAGGCAGCTGGTAAGCGAGATGGGCCGGTAGCTAGACGGAGATAGTTTGTCCTGTCCCGGTTTGTATAAGGGGATGACGTGGGATTTACGCCAAGCTAGCGGGAAAGTTTGTTCCTCAAACACTCTATTGTAGAGCGCTAAGAGGGCCCCCTTACCCTCTGAGGGTAAATGTCTAAGCATGGCATAGTGCACGTCATCCGGACCAGGAGCAGAGTTGGAAGTACATGACAGTGCGGAGTCCAACTCCTGCAtcgaaaaacttatatttaagggACATTGGA comes from Homalodisca vitripennis isolate AUS2020 unplaced genomic scaffold, UT_GWSS_2.1 ScUCBcl_12605;HRSCAF=22398, whole genome shotgun sequence and encodes:
- the LOC124375031 gene encoding LOW QUALITY PROTEIN: uncharacterized protein LOC124375031 (The sequence of the model RefSeq protein was modified relative to this genomic sequence to represent the inferred CDS: deleted 1 base in 1 codon), with protein sequence MLDSIHHSAIRLATGAFRSSPTPSLLAEASEPMLDMRRKQLVINYFYFLKAKPENPAYEHVFESDLLEVYANRPNISAPLGVRAKVLLSDLGIEEYQVSQCYQSDIPPWLVLSPEVVLSLHKYKKGSTSNLVFTQAFRELLSARAPCDIIYTDGSKSEDGTGCAFITASREYRFCLPSVASVYTAELTAIFKALNIVCPRTRRLVICSDSLSSLQAIKDMYPKHVLVRDIRCAIHRLQVQNIQVVLAWVPGHAGVPGNELADRAAGSAHELPPFTAMVAGSDLKPMVKEKLRRVWGDSWSRTVCNKLRAIKHTVAPWGTAIRENRREEVVLCRLRIGHTLLTHGYLMSRGDPPECAFCGVALSVEHILVECRDYTMQRRSCQLPASLFDLLGDDESVIVKLFEFLRRTSLISKI